CAATTATGGCGATTTTTCCTCGCAATCCTAATTCATCTAGACTTTTTAATGCAGATGACAATTGTCCTTTTCCCCCATCAATTATAATAAGTTGCGGCAAAGGTTCGTTTTCATCCATTAATCTCTTGTATCTTCTATATACAACCTCAGTCATAGAAGCAAAATCATCTGGCCCTTCAACCGTTTTTATATTGAAATGGCGGTAGTCTTTTTTGCTTGGCTTACCATTTTTAAAAACCACACAAGCCGAAACAGGATTTGTTCCCTGAATGTTAGAGTTATCAAAACACTCAATATGGCGCGGTTCTACTGGCAAGCGCAAATCTTTTTTCATTTGTGCCATAATACGATTGGCATGCCTGTCAGGATCTACAATTTGCAATTGCTTCAATTGTTCAATTCTATAAAACTTAGCATTACGAATAGACAAATCCAGAATTTGTTTTTTATCACCCAATTGCGGAACCGTGATTTTTATATTTTCCCCCAAATCAACTGGAAATGGGACAATAATCTCCTTGGACAATAATTGGAAACGTTCACGGAGTTCAATTATAGCTAGTTCTAATAATTCTTCATCTGTTTCGTCTAATTTCTTTTTGATTTCCATCGTGTGGGAACGAATAATAGAACCGTGGGAAATTTGTAAAAAGTTGACATACGCAGCACTTTCATCCGAAACTATTGAAAACACGTCAATGTTGGTTATTTTTGGATTTACAATGGTTGAACGCGATTGGTAGTTCTCGAGAATTTCTATTTTTTCTTTTATTTTTTGGGCTTCTTCAAAATGCATTTCAGCAGCTAAATTTGTCATAACTCGCTTGAAATCTTTCATGCTTTCCTTAAAATTCCCTTTCAAGATTTCGCGAATAGCATCTACTTTTTTTTGATAACTTTCAATGGTTTCATATCCTTCACAAGGCCCTTTGCAATTGCCTATATGATACTCCAAACAGACTTTGAACTTGCCGCTATCAATATTGCTTTCGTTCAAATCATAGTTGCAGGTTCGGAGCGGATAGAGTTCTTTTATAAGTTCCAAAATAGTATTTACGGTTTTGAAACTGGTGTAAGGACCGAAATATTCTGAGCCGTCTTTAACCATTCTACGAGTAGAAAAAATCCTTGAAAAGGGTTCTTTCTTAATGCACAACCACGGATAACTTTTATCATCTCGCAACAGCACATTATACCTTGGTTGAAGCGTTTTAATTAAATTATTTTCTAACAAAAGGGCATCTGTTTCAGTAGGAACCACAATGTGTTTTATGGTTACAATTTTCTTAACCAGCACATTTGTTTTGGCCGTATCGTGGATTTTATTGAAATAAGAAGAAACTCTTTTCTTTAAATTTTTGGCTTTGCCCACATACAATATCTTGCCGTCCTTGTCGTAATATTGGTATACACCAGGATTATCAGGTAATGTTTGTATTTGTAGCGCAATAGTGGGGTTAGTCATTTTTTGAATACGAATTATGAATTCCAAATTTACGAATAACATCTTTGTAAATCAAAATCAAGCTCACACTTTTAATCCCAAATAATTATTTCTATATTTAGCTTTTTATATTAAATATGAGAAGTTTAAAACCAATAGTGATTTTTGGCGAAAGCATTTTACCCGGCGAAAACAAAACTGTCAACGTAGAAATAGCCCGATTACACACCACCACGAAGTTAGATATTCCAATTATTGTTAGACGGTCCAAAGTTGATGGTCCTGTGGTGCTTTTTTCGGCAGGAATTCACGGAGATGAAATCAACGGAATCGAAATTGTCAGACAAGTTATTAGCCAAAAAATTAATAAGCCCAAAAAAGGAACCATCATTTGTATTCCTATAATTAATATGTACGGCTTTGTCAATCGCTCTAGAGAATTTCCTGACGGACGTGATTTAAATCGTGTTTTTCCGGGAAGCAAAAAAGGCTCTTTGGCTAGTAGATTTGCCTTTCATATTCTTACTGAAGTAATGCCTATTGTGGATTATGCCGTTGATTTTCATTCTGGAGGTGCCAGCAGATTTAATGCTCCACAAATTCGACTTGCAGAAAATGATGCTGAACTAAAAATATTAGCCGATGTTTTTGACGCACCATTTACTTTATATTCTAAAAATATTGCAGGTTCTTTTAGAAATTCAAGTGCAAAATTGAGCGTTAAAATGCTGCTTTTTGAAGGTGGAAAATCATTAGACATCAATATCGATATTGCTAAAGAAGGGGTAAATGGAGTAAAACGAGTCTTAAAACATCTCGATATGTTAGATCCAAAACACCAAACCGAAAGACAGAAATCTTCTTCTATTTATATTGAAAAATCCAGTTGGGTACGTGCCAAATGTTCCGGAATGTTGCACGATAACAACACCATTGGAACCTTTGTGAAAAAAGGAACTCTTTTAGCAACAATTACCGATCCTTTTGGAAAATTTGAACGAAAAGTTAAAGCCCCAAATGACGGATATGTAATTAATGCCAACCATTCGCCCATTGTATATGAGGGTGATGCCATTTATCATTTGTCAAATTCTGTTATAAAAGAAATTAAAAAAGAACCGGAAATCCAATCTGCTATGATTGCAGCCTTGGAAAATTTCTAGGCCTAAATAAATTTTAACCGAACAATTATAATATTTCATCTCGAATCAATACCTTCGATTTACTAAACTATTTCACGCATGATATACTGGGAAAAAATAACGCAAAAAGAAAGACAAGAATACATCCAAAGAGCATTAGACGAAAATGTAAATTTCTCTAGTGATATTTCACTTGGATACCCAGCGTCAAAATTAGATGGAAAAGTATTCAATGAAGACGCCCCCTTTTTAAAAGACGCCCCTACCTTAAAAACCTATGTTGCAAATCCAAACCATATTGGTTGTCACACATTAGGAACTTCTGAAAAAGCTTTCAAAGGAACCCAAAAAATGGAGCGTGATGTGCTAAATGTTATTGCTGTTGACATCTTCAAAGCCGAACCGAATTCTTTTGATGGTTATATTTCGCCTGGAGGAACCGAAGCTAACATTCAAGCCATGTGGATGTATCGCAATTTTTTTATGTATCAAAAGGGCGCTAAATTAGACGAAATTGCTATTCTAGCTTCTGAAGATACACACTATTCTATTCCAAAAGGTGCCAATATTTTAATGCTGGACTGGATTAAAATTCCTGTTTCTTTTGAGAATAGAGAAATCGACAAAATTGCTTTGGAAGATAAAATTATTAGTGCCAAACAAAATGGAAAAAAATATTTTATCGCCATTTCAAATATGGGAACGACCATGTTTGGATCCGTTGATAATCCTGAAGATTATATCCAAGCTTTAGAAAAACACAATCTAGAATACAAACTTCATGTTGATGGGGCTTACGGTGGATTTGTTTATCCGTTCAGCAACGAAAAATCAGTTATTAATTTTAGTAATCCTAAAATAAGTTCTATCACCATTGACGCTCACAAAATGCTTCAAGCTCCATACGGAACTGGTATTTTTATTTGTAGAAAAGGATTAATAGAAAACGTTTTGACCAAAGAAGCCGAATATGTTGAGGGAATGGATCTTACCCTTTGCGGAAGCCGTTCCGGTTCAAATGCAGTTGCAGTTTGGATGATTTTATTTACCTACGGCCCATTTGGTTGGTTCGAAAAAGTAAGTATTCTGCAAATGCGAACTCGGTTTTTGTGTAATGAACTAGACAAACTTGGTGTGCGTTATTTTAGAGAACCATTTATGAATATTGTAACTATTCATGCCGAAAATATTGAAGAAAAAATCGCTTCGGAATTTGATTTAGTGCCTCAACAACACCATGGCGACAACAAATGGTATAAAATTGTACTCATGGATCATGTAGAAATCGAACATTTAACAACTTTTATTGATCATTTAAAAGCAAGTCTTCATGCTAAAAAAAGCATTACGGTTAACTTATAAAACATTGCGAAAGCAACTTTCCGAAGACCAATTAGAAGAAATGAGTCTGGCTATTGCCAATAAAATCTTGATTCTTCCTATTTGGGAGAAATCATACTTTCATATTTTTTTGCCTATTGAAGAACAAAACGAAGTAAATACAGAGTTTATTCTGCATCTTCTTTCTGGAAAAGACAAAGAAATTATTGTTTCGAAAAGTGATTTTGAGACTAGAGACATGACTCATTTCTTGTTAACAGATAATACCAAAATCAAAAAAAACGAATATAACATTCCCGAACCTGTCGATGGAATTGAAGTTTCTGTTAAAAAAATAGAAGTCGTTTTTGTTCCACTTTTAGTCTTCGATAAATTTGGAAATCGTGTAGGTTATGGAAAAGGGTTTTATGACAAATTCTTATCTGAGTGCAAACCTGGAACTATCAAAATTGGACTCTCCTTTTTTGAACCCGAAGAAGTTATTTCGGATGTGAATGAAAATGACATAAAATTAGATTATTGTGTAACTCCAAACGAGGTTTTTAAATTCTAACAATTACTGTTTCAACCCAAGTAAAACCTTGGTTTATCCCAAACATAATGCTTAAAATTTTTATAAAATCTGATACTGATATTCTTTTTTTTCCTTTCTTTACGGGTTCAAATTAAAGTCCTTAATAAACCCCAATTTATCAAAGGATTATTTTAAATCATTCACAAAACAATCATCATTCATGAGAACCGGAAAACAAAAAATAATTCTAGCAGCAAAAATACTTAGTGTTGTATTTATAAGCGCAATTGTTGGATT
Above is a window of Flavobacterium sp. 123 DNA encoding:
- a CDS encoding 5-formyltetrahydrofolate cyclo-ligase produces the protein MLKKALRLTYKTLRKQLSEDQLEEMSLAIANKILILPIWEKSYFHIFLPIEEQNEVNTEFILHLLSGKDKEIIVSKSDFETRDMTHFLLTDNTKIKKNEYNIPEPVDGIEVSVKKIEVVFVPLLVFDKFGNRVGYGKGFYDKFLSECKPGTIKIGLSFFEPEEVISDVNENDIKLDYCVTPNEVFKF
- a CDS encoding pyridoxal-dependent decarboxylase; the protein is MIYWEKITQKERQEYIQRALDENVNFSSDISLGYPASKLDGKVFNEDAPFLKDAPTLKTYVANPNHIGCHTLGTSEKAFKGTQKMERDVLNVIAVDIFKAEPNSFDGYISPGGTEANIQAMWMYRNFFMYQKGAKLDEIAILASEDTHYSIPKGANILMLDWIKIPVSFENREIDKIALEDKIISAKQNGKKYFIAISNMGTTMFGSVDNPEDYIQALEKHNLEYKLHVDGAYGGFVYPFSNEKSVINFSNPKISSITIDAHKMLQAPYGTGIFICRKGLIENVLTKEAEYVEGMDLTLCGSRSGSNAVAVWMILFTYGPFGWFEKVSILQMRTRFLCNELDKLGVRYFREPFMNIVTIHAENIEEKIASEFDLVPQQHHGDNKWYKIVLMDHVEIEHLTTFIDHLKASLHAKKSITVNL
- a CDS encoding succinylglutamate desuccinylase/aspartoacylase family protein — protein: MRSLKPIVIFGESILPGENKTVNVEIARLHTTTKLDIPIIVRRSKVDGPVVLFSAGIHGDEINGIEIVRQVISQKINKPKKGTIICIPIINMYGFVNRSREFPDGRDLNRVFPGSKKGSLASRFAFHILTEVMPIVDYAVDFHSGGASRFNAPQIRLAENDAELKILADVFDAPFTLYSKNIAGSFRNSSAKLSVKMLLFEGGKSLDINIDIAKEGVNGVKRVLKHLDMLDPKHQTERQKSSSIYIEKSSWVRAKCSGMLHDNNTIGTFVKKGTLLATITDPFGKFERKVKAPNDGYVINANHSPIVYEGDAIYHLSNSVIKEIKKEPEIQSAMIAALENF
- the uvrC gene encoding excinuclease ABC subunit UvrC; amino-acid sequence: MTNPTIALQIQTLPDNPGVYQYYDKDGKILYVGKAKNLKKRVSSYFNKIHDTAKTNVLVKKIVTIKHIVVPTETDALLLENNLIKTLQPRYNVLLRDDKSYPWLCIKKEPFSRIFSTRRMVKDGSEYFGPYTSFKTVNTILELIKELYPLRTCNYDLNESNIDSGKFKVCLEYHIGNCKGPCEGYETIESYQKKVDAIREILKGNFKESMKDFKRVMTNLAAEMHFEEAQKIKEKIEILENYQSRSTIVNPKITNIDVFSIVSDESAAYVNFLQISHGSIIRSHTMEIKKKLDETDEELLELAIIELRERFQLLSKEIIVPFPVDLGENIKITVPQLGDKKQILDLSIRNAKFYRIEQLKQLQIVDPDRHANRIMAQMKKDLRLPVEPRHIECFDNSNIQGTNPVSACVVFKNGKPSKKDYRHFNIKTVEGPDDFASMTEVVYRRYKRLMDENEPLPQLIIIDGGKGQLSSALKSLDELGLRGKIAIIGIAKRLEELFYPGDSIPLYLDKKSETLKVIQQLRNEAHRFGITHHRDKRSKAALNSSVESIPGIGEKTMLALIQHFKSVKRLKLASEKEISDVIGVSKAKKIVDFYTTN